Below is a window of Rhodamnia argentea isolate NSW1041297 chromosome 11, ASM2092103v1, whole genome shotgun sequence DNA.
TCTACCTCCGCCAAATCTGCGGGAACCCGAGAAGAGCGAACGGGACCAGAGCGATTGGCCCTCGTGGGGTCTGGCCGATTAAGTCTTACATGGAGAACCGGGACTCCATATCCGGTTTCGCCAACAAGGTCATCGGTTCTTTGCCCGTCGTTGGGCTCGTAGCGCGGATTTTCAGCGACGAAGGGGGAGTCGGTGGGGACATCATCGATTTCGCAGAGTTCAGGAGGCGGGTCGGGAAGAAGTCCAGCATTGTTGATTCCCGAGCTTTCTACGAGTTTCAAGATCGTCGCGGCCGGGTAAGCTGATTTATATTTTCTCCTGGAATTCGGTGGATTAGTCTTCAGCTCAAAGTGTTGTTTTTCCGGGTAGGGATGTAGCGGGCAGCCGTTTAGATTGATGAATGTGATGTGTGGATTGAGATTTTATGTGCTAAGTGCACTGTTTCGTAATGAAAGCTAACTAGGTTTTCGTTGAACATGCGTATATGCTGTTCGGAATCTTTTACTGGTAATAGAATGTCATATTGGTTTTGTCGATGTGTTGTTGAGGTATCAGCAGGCTACAACGTGTACATGCAGCTGATTATATGATAAGTTCGGTTGTTGGACTGAGGCTTTGTATAATTATTGCATCTGAACGCTCATGCGCGGGTAAAGGCTATCGTGTGAAAGTTGGTAAAGTAATGGAAGTCTGAAACGTTAAATTTGTGAGCTTGATTCAGGTGGGTGATGGAAAGTGTGAATAGTCTTACCTGTGAACAAGGCGGAAAGCGAGGGGAATGTGACTAATGAGTAACTGATGACATTACTTCGCCATGCTGACGCATGTCTTAAAGTTGTGCTCGTatttggatttttggtgttcTTTTTGTTGGTGCCATGGTATTTCATGATTGTTGGGTATGATGGTATTGAGCCTAAGCTGGGGCTTGTTGGGTAGGCAGGGGATCCCCTGTATGTTCTGCTTTGCTGTTGGTTAGCAGCTGTCGGAGCTGGTCTTCTCAAATCGGAGGATATTTTGGGAGGCGTGGCCAGGCTGCGGCTTTCAAACGATATCGAATTCGAAGAACAGAACTTCATCGCCTTGATGAACGAGGCGAGAGAGGTGGGgttttctcaattttagatGGTTTCTTTATCAGACTGTTGTCAGCTGATGGATTATGATTCTGCATCCTAAAAGAGCAGATGCATTGATAAAGAAACAGCACATCTTGTTTAATTTGGTGGGAAATAAAATTTCCTTCTTTTGACTGTTAGTACAGATTGGAGATACGGTGAAGATCTCATTCTTGGCATGATTACTGCCATTGTTGTGGTTCTAGTAAATCATACCATGTACTTGAAACTGTGCTAACCGATCCCTAAAGCGATTGCTCCACTGAATCACACTCTGGTTCTTTTCTCTGTTAACCTTTCTGGAGCCAAGACAGTATTGAGTTGAGCTGAAATTGTTCGAATCTTTCCATTCTTTCACAATACTGAAATTTTTGGTGAAGGATTTCTGTTTGTCTGACCACTTAATGTCCGTGATTATTACTACATGAGCTTTGGTGCTCCAACTGtcttcttgtttgttttttcctgTCGACATATTTGATACAAGGAGGCATGGTGTTTCACCCCTCTCTGGgcttcttttgttttgattaTGCAAGTCATTGCTCATAGTTTATTCATTCTGTAGAGAAGAGCAAAGCTAAACACGTCAACCCCAAGCATCCCCATGGAGATTCGCATGGAGAAGGCGCTGGAGGCCATTTATGTCTGTTGCTTTGGTAAGGATCTAATTGAGAAGGAAGATGAGCGACTTCTGCAAACCATGCTCGGCGTTGTCTTCCCGTCGGTCAAGCAGTCTCAGATACAAATGATGATCAGCGACTTGGCTAAAAAGGTTGCCGAAGGAGGCAATGAAGTTACGTTTCTGGAGGCGAAGCCCTTACCTAAAGAGGCTGCAGAGCTccaaatgaaggacctccaatTTCTCAGACAGAACAGCGAGACTTGAGATTGCAAGGTGCAGCTGAGGAGAGATGGAGAGGATTGTAATTTTGGAGTCTTTGATGTGTCGTAATTGGCAACTACGCACCGTTCACGGGAAGAAACCGGCGACGCTTATCTGTTCAATGTTCACTCATCCTGCCAATGCATTGGAGAGCAAAATCTTGCAGAGTTTGTTCCATGCCGCCTTTTCTTCCCTGTTGCTCTTGAGTGCTTGTAATTGTAATTTGATCGAAGTTAAAGGAGAACTAAGGGCGAGGCACCACCCTTCATGTGACTGATTAACCGTAACATCATCGTACCGTAGCTGTTACGAAATCTCTAGTCGACTTGTTGTGGACGAGCTTTCATCGGATCGCTCAGCAAGTCCTGATGCGCATATACATGTATGCTCCGGCAATGATGGGTTGGGGTCGAGCCTCCAGCACGACCGTAAGTCGTCTCACTTTTGTCTCCGGGAGCGATGCAATGTCAGCTTACAGGGGGGGGAAGCATATAATCACTCCATATGCAACTAGATTGAATTGGGCAAAGGGTGGGCTTTAGACGGGTTGGTCCTCGTACACAGCCTTAAATTCATTGCCGGTCTGATTCATAATTAGAAAGATTTACATTCTTCATATAAATTTGATTGGGTCTATACTCTATGGattggaatagaaatccaatTGGGAAAATAATCAATTGGTATTAGGATTACTGTGAAAAGGAGACGCACGTTAAGCTAAGTTAAAAGAAAGAGACCAATTACAGAACAAAGCGAGGTTAGTTTTACAGAGAATAACTTTCaggaagttattttattttttttttaaattttccgtgtttgattcacagaaaataaactaatagaaaagaaaatatttttgtcaacggaaaaacacattcaaagtaaagaaaataattttcgggaAAATTACGTAAAcggtcctaaatctattacaattgtgctaattcaatcttaatttttttttttaccaattcagttctaaatatttgtgataattcaatctatttggcAAGCTGGCACTAACGTGGCATTACCCATGCTAATGTGGCCaatttttattgatattttataataattaaattacttattatttttaattaattttttttagtttttttctctttttttttcttccttctttcttctatttgtggctggcgagggtcatcGGAGCTTGCCGAGCCTTGCCCAGCAaagccctcaccggccatagTAGTAGtaggaaataaaaacaaaagaaagagaaaaaataaaaattattattaaaaaaatatccatgcaGCACAGACGATGCCACGTTAGTGTCTG
It encodes the following:
- the LOC115757475 gene encoding photosystem I assembly factor PSA3, chloroplastic isoform X2, coding for MVVVTSTRTLYPCTSLCKPISPSLLYLRQICGNPRRANGTRAIGPRGVWPIKSYMENRDSISGFANKVIGSLPVVGLVARIFSDEGGVGGDIIDFAEFRRRVGKKSSIVDSRAFYEFQDRRGRRRAKLNTSTPSIPMEIRMEKALEAIYVCCFGKDLIEKEDERLLQTMLGVVFPSVKQSQIQMMISDLAKKVAEGGNEVTFLEAKPLPKEAAELQMKDLQFLRQNSET
- the LOC115757475 gene encoding photosystem I assembly factor PSA3, chloroplastic isoform X1, which produces MVVVTSTRTLYPCTSLCKPISPSLLYLRQICGNPRRANGTRAIGPRGVWPIKSYMENRDSISGFANKVIGSLPVVGLVARIFSDEGGVGGDIIDFAEFRRRVGKKSSIVDSRAFYEFQDRRGRAGDPLYVLLCCWLAAVGAGLLKSEDILGGVARLRLSNDIEFEEQNFIALMNEARERRAKLNTSTPSIPMEIRMEKALEAIYVCCFGKDLIEKEDERLLQTMLGVVFPSVKQSQIQMMISDLAKKVAEGGNEVTFLEAKPLPKEAAELQMKDLQFLRQNSET